The following are encoded in a window of Sinorhizobium sojae CCBAU 05684 genomic DNA:
- a CDS encoding lysophospholipid acyltransferase family protein: MKKRSAWIFYQQSAPTITDVLAGRRRSRDFWRHVVTNNFWNVTHLLVHFGLKLLPMDACSNFGASLGSFAMPRFHRIASNRARDTIRQLCPDMGDRDRDELFRRNCRAQGRLMTEFSVVNRLQRHPERVEVHGLDIIAEAVDRGPVILVGMHLGNWEITPTVLHGINVHAFYVPPRGRAKAWIAERVRRKAGLRFLPPGAAGVKPAIKILKDGGVVSIFCDEGFGGKIRGPFFGRKPHLEGNIGVAIRLARVTGATICPWYCLRGEGFNFVWRSLDPIRLPPEDSPGARRGEDLLLLNDVVERVIRENLDQWYFLDHALRAP, from the coding sequence ATGAAGAAACGGAGCGCCTGGATATTTTACCAGCAAAGCGCCCCCACGATTACCGATGTCCTGGCAGGGAGACGGCGATCGCGCGATTTCTGGCGCCATGTGGTAACGAACAATTTTTGGAATGTTACCCACCTGCTCGTACATTTCGGACTCAAGCTTCTCCCGATGGATGCCTGCTCGAATTTCGGAGCGAGCCTCGGCAGCTTCGCGATGCCGCGTTTTCACAGGATCGCTTCGAATCGTGCCCGTGACACGATCCGGCAACTATGCCCGGACATGGGTGATCGCGACCGTGACGAGCTTTTTCGCAGGAATTGCCGTGCGCAGGGACGGCTGATGACAGAATTTTCTGTTGTCAATCGCCTCCAACGCCATCCCGAGCGCGTGGAAGTCCACGGACTCGATATCATTGCCGAAGCCGTTGACCGTGGGCCGGTCATCCTGGTCGGGATGCACCTCGGTAACTGGGAAATCACCCCGACCGTATTGCACGGCATCAATGTTCACGCGTTTTATGTCCCTCCAAGAGGGCGTGCAAAAGCCTGGATCGCCGAACGCGTTCGCCGCAAGGCTGGCCTAAGATTTCTGCCCCCCGGCGCGGCGGGCGTTAAGCCCGCGATCAAGATCCTGAAGGATGGTGGCGTCGTCAGCATCTTCTGCGACGAGGGTTTCGGCGGCAAAATCCGGGGACCCTTCTTCGGACGGAAACCCCATCTCGAAGGGAATATCGGCGTTGCCATCCGCTTGGCACGTGTGACGGGCGCCACAATATGTCCGTGGTATTGCTTGCGCGGCGAGGGCTTCAATTTCGTATGGCGCTCGCTCGACCCAATTCGGCTCCCGCCTGAAGACAGTCCTGGCGCACGGCGGGGCGAGGACCTCCTTCTGCTGAACGACGTGGTCGAAAGGGTGATTAGGGAGAACCTCGATCAATGGTATTTCCTGGACCATGCGCTTCGCGCACCATGA
- a CDS encoding cytochrome P450 produces MPSFGPIMERTSIELVERWKRIPEGTPVNALHEMAGLTAEIIARSVFGNDLGDDSAAAVTEGFTSYQALVDSINIGYFLGFDDGLPIFRTPTLRRSVSRIHRIIDKVVEDHLSGRGDHNSMVELLVRRQMKSPELKLDLVALRNEAATIFMAGHETTASTLTWAWYLLSRAQWVEEAVHAEIGRVCGNRIPTIDDVPQLELCKAVIEETLRLYPPVPILARQTREAEMIGNIAAQRGSLVLIVPWLLHRTGSLFEQPHYFRPERFMGGRRPTPYSYIPFASGPRVCPGLHFGLTEAVLCLAIIAQQFRVVVASTHKLEPVCRLTLRPKGGLPVTLEKRSGTPRADR; encoded by the coding sequence GTGCCTTCCTTCGGTCCGATTATGGAGCGCACGTCGATCGAACTCGTCGAGCGCTGGAAGCGAATACCCGAGGGTACACCCGTCAACGCGCTTCACGAGATGGCCGGCTTGACTGCGGAGATCATCGCTCGAAGCGTCTTTGGAAACGACCTCGGCGACGACAGCGCCGCGGCTGTCACAGAAGGCTTCACCAGTTACCAGGCCCTGGTCGACTCCATCAATATCGGTTACTTCCTCGGATTTGACGACGGCTTGCCGATCTTTCGCACGCCGACACTGCGTCGCTCCGTTAGCCGCATTCACCGGATCATCGACAAGGTTGTGGAGGATCACCTGTCCGGTCGCGGCGACCACAATTCGATGGTCGAGCTTCTCGTGCGCCGCCAGATGAAGAGTCCGGAACTGAAACTCGATCTTGTCGCTCTGCGAAACGAGGCCGCAACTATTTTCATGGCGGGCCATGAAACGACAGCTTCGACTTTGACCTGGGCCTGGTATCTGTTGTCCAGGGCACAATGGGTGGAAGAGGCCGTGCATGCCGAGATCGGGCGTGTTTGCGGCAACCGGATTCCGACGATAGACGACGTACCGCAGCTCGAACTGTGCAAGGCAGTGATCGAGGAAACGCTTCGCCTCTATCCTCCTGTCCCAATTCTGGCACGGCAGACCCGTGAAGCCGAGATGATCGGCAACATCGCCGCCCAGCGCGGTTCCCTCGTGCTGATCGTACCCTGGCTGCTGCACCGCACGGGGAGCCTGTTTGAGCAGCCGCATTATTTTCGACCGGAGCGTTTCATGGGCGGGCGCCGCCCGACTCCCTATAGCTACATACCGTTCGCAAGCGGACCACGCGTGTGCCCAGGCTTGCATTTCGGCCTTACGGAAGCGGTCCTCTGCCTGGCAATCATTGCCCAGCAATTCCGCGTCGTCGTCGCGAGTACCCACAAACTAGAACCAGTCTGCCGTCTGACGCTGCGGCCCAAAGGGGGCCTGCCGGTCACACTCGAGAAACGAAGTGGAACGCCGCGTGCCGACCGCTGA